A region from the Lycium barbarum isolate Lr01 chromosome 8, ASM1917538v2, whole genome shotgun sequence genome encodes:
- the LOC132606612 gene encoding uncharacterized protein LOC132606612 encodes MKAPRRPIHAISTWVRRQPPKVKAFLAVVAGMAALVLLRAIVHDHDNLFVAAEAVHAIGISVLIYKLMKEKTCAGLSLKSQELTALFLAVRLYCSFVMEYDIHTLLDLATLATTLWVIYMIRFNLKSSYMEDKDNCAIYYVVIPCAALALLIHPSTSHHFINRIFWAFCVYLEAVSVLPQLRVMQNTKIVEPFTAHYVFALGVARFLSCAHWVLQVLDSRGHLLVALGHGLWPSMVLISEIVQTFILADFCYYYVKSVFGGQLVLRLPSGVV; translated from the exons ATGAAGGCTCCTCGGAGACCGATCCACGCCATATCAACATGGGTTCGACGGCAACCCCCAAAAGTAAAGGCTTTTCTGGCTGTGGTTGCCGGCATGGCGGCGTTAGTACTGCTACGTGCCATTGTACACGATCACGACAACCTTTTCGTAGCTGCCGAGGCTGTTCACGCCATAGGAATCTCTGTCCTTATTTATAAACTCATGAAAGAAAAAACTTGTGCTG GACTTTCACTCAAATCCCAGGAGCTCACTGCTCTGTTTTTGGCTGTCAGACTGTATTGTAGTTTTGTCATGGAATATGATATACACACCTTACTTGATTTAGCTACATTGGCTACAACCTTGTGGGTTATTTATATGATCCGATTTAATCTTAAATCAAGTTACATGGAGGACAAAGACAATTGTGCAATTTATTATGTG GTGATCCCTTGTGCTGCCTTAGCCTTACTAATTCATCCATCAACATCACATCACTTCATCAATAGAATCTTCTGGGCTTTCTGTGTTTATTTGGAGGCAGTTTCTGTGCTTCCTCAACTTCGTGTCATGCAGAACACTAAG ATAGTTGAACCTTTCACAGCTCATTATGTATTTGCGTTGGGTGTTGCGAGGTTCTTAAGCTGCGCTCATTGGGTTCTCCAG GTTTTGGACAGTCGTGGCCATCTGCTAGTAGCATTGGGTCATGGTCTATGGCCTTCAATGGTTCTTATATCTGAAATTGTTCAGACATTCATCTTAGCAGACTTCTGTTACTACTATGTTAAAAG TGTTTTCGGAGGACAGCTGGTTTTGCGCCTTCCTTCTGGGGTCGTGTAA